Proteins from one candidate division WOR-3 bacterium genomic window:
- a CDS encoding acylphosphatase, whose product MHAEIIVQGVVQGVGYRFFAIQKAREFGITGYVQNLPDGSVLVVAEGEEGLLNDFINELRIGPRAAHVTKVDVKFSEKEKGYKNFSVKF is encoded by the coding sequence TTGCATGCTGAAATAATTGTCCAGGGCGTTGTGCAAGGTGTAGGGTATAGATTTTTTGCGATTCAAAAGGCGCGCGAATTTGGTATAACAGGTTATGTGCAAAATCTTCCAGACGGAAGCGTTCTGGTTGTTGCGGAGGGAGAAGAAGGTTTATTGAATGATTTTATAAACGAACTTAGAATTGGTCCACGGGCAGCACATGTAACAAAGGTTGATGTAAAATTTTCAGAAAAGGAAAAAGGATATAAAAACTTCAGTGTCAAATTTTAA
- a CDS encoding TIGR00725 family protein — translation MNKKIIAVIGGAETSEKNLRIAEEVGALIAENGAILITGGLGGVMEAASRGAKKAGGLVIGILPGTDKRTANEYVDIPIVTGMNQARNIIIARTCDCAIAIDGKYGTLTEIAYCLMFNVPVIGINTWKIDAPIIHVKTAKQAVEKAFELTEG, via the coding sequence ATGAACAAAAAGATAATTGCAGTAATTGGTGGAGCAGAGACGAGCGAAAAAAATTTAAGGATTGCCGAGGAAGTTGGTGCTTTGATTGCTGAGAATGGAGCGATTTTAATCACTGGCGGACTTGGTGGGGTAATGGAGGCAGCATCAAGGGGTGCAAAAAAGGCGGGAGGTCTTGTAATTGGAATTTTACCAGGAACCGACAAAAGAACTGCTAATGAATATGTGGATATTCCAATAGTTACAGGAATGAATCAGGCACGGAATATCATCATTGCTCGCACCTGTGATTGTGCTATCGCCATTGATGGGAAATATGGAACACTGACTGAGATCGCCTACTGTCTTATGTTCAATGTGCCGGTGATCGGGATTAATACCTGGAAAATTGATGCCCCGATAATTCATGTGAAGACCGCCAAGCAGGCAGTGGAAAAGGCATTTGAACTTACTGAAGGGTGA
- a CDS encoding protein-L-isoaspartate(D-aspartate) O-methyltransferase: MVKEQIIGRGVKDERVIDAMLRVPRHLFVDKTYYHQAYNDYPLPIGEGQTISQPYMVAVMTELLELKGSESVLEVGTGSGYQTAILALLCARVFTIERIPELSFRARKVLNDLGFNNINFLIGDGSVGWPDYAPYDGIIVTAGAPDVPKSLIDQLADKGRLVIPIGGEYFQTLNVIKKHKGVITRKELFECTFVPLVGKEGWEDREKV, encoded by the coding sequence ATGGTCAAAGAGCAAATCATTGGAAGAGGTGTCAAGGATGAACGGGTTATTGATGCAATGCTCCGTGTCCCACGCCATCTATTTGTCGATAAAACTTATTATCATCAGGCATATAATGATTATCCACTGCCAATCGGTGAGGGTCAGACGATAAGTCAGCCCTACATGGTGGCGGTGATGACGGAGCTGTTGGAATTGAAAGGGAGTGAATCGGTGTTAGAGGTCGGAACTGGTTCAGGCTATCAAACGGCGATACTGGCTTTGCTCTGTGCCCGGGTTTTTACCATTGAGCGGATTCCGGAATTGAGTTTTCGAGCAAGAAAAGTTCTCAATGATCTTGGCTTTAACAATATAAATTTTTTAATCGGCGATGGGAGTGTTGGCTGGCCAGACTATGCACCATATGACGGCATTATCGTTACCGCTGGTGCGCCAGATGTTCCTAAATCACTGATCGACCAGTTGGCGGATAAAGGCCGGTTGGTGATTCCAATCGGTGGTGAATATTTCCAAACCTTGAATGTAATAAAAAAACATAAAGGGGTGATAACGAGAAAGGAACTTTTTGAGTGCACCTTCGTGCCGCTTGTAGGAAAAGAAGGATGGGAAGATAGAGAAAAAGTTTGA
- a CDS encoding PD-(D/E)XK nuclease family protein, which produces MLDFTYDELRHSRFIAYLLDPLATHAQGKLFFEIFLKKLNLPPDYAQDDNYRVQLEVQHAESRIDIEITHKRGCGRKFIIHIENKVGSMPDKSQIDKENRDLIKEAEFMEIPNENRHGFLLSPEDPGAEFFAGTVFKWLGWDTVAECLKDFINQAQAEKAKWMAWQYLECIEKNIIKAKREKEEVKNAEIERNRSISS; this is translated from the coding sequence ATTCTTGATTTTACCTACGATGAATTACGGCATAGTAGATTTATTGCTTATCTTTTAGATCCACTTGCAACACACGCACAGGGTAAATTATTTTTTGAGATTTTCTTAAAAAAACTGAATCTACCACCGGATTACGCCCAAGATGATAATTATAGGGTGCAACTAGAGGTGCAACACGCTGAATCACGAATAGATATTGAAATTACACATAAAAGAGGATGCGGTAGAAAATTTATAATCCATATTGAGAATAAAGTTGGAAGTATGCCAGATAAATCACAGATAGATAAAGAAAATAGGGACCTTATTAAAGAAGCAGAGTTTATGGAGATACCCAATGAAAACAGGCATGGTTTTCTTCTTTCGCCCGAAGACCCTGGTGCAGAATTTTTTGCAGGAACTGTCTTTAAATGGCTAGGCTGGGATACAGTAGCAGAATGTCTAAAAGATTTTATCAACCAAGCTCAAGCCGAAAAGGCAAAATGGATGGCTTGGCAATATCTTGAATGTATAGAGAAAAATATAATAAAGGCAAAAAGAGAAAAAGAGGAGGTAAAGAATGCGGAAATCGAACGAAATAGAAGTATATCTTCTTGA
- a CDS encoding metalloregulator ArsR/SmtB family transcription factor yields the protein MDFLLRLLKALANETRIEIVQLLIKSRQLSLNEIATEINRPYKTVAGHLKTLEKAGLLKSQRFKGETLYSLNNSVNLEYNRLLIGLIKKRMQHK from the coding sequence ATGGATTTTTTATTGAGATTATTAAAGGCATTAGCAAATGAAACAAGGATTGAAATCGTCCAATTACTTATTAAGAGCAGGCAACTATCACTGAATGAAATTGCAACAGAAATAAATAGACCTTACAAGACCGTGGCAGGTCATCTCAAAACTCTTGAGAAAGCAGGACTTTTGAAATCCCAGCGATTTAAAGGTGAAACGCTTTATTCTCTTAATAATTCGGTCAACCTTGAATACAACCGGCTATTGATTGGACTCATTAAGAAAAGAATGCAACATAAATAA
- a CDS encoding 5-formyltetrahydrofolate cyclo-ligase, with amino-acid sequence MEQEKQRLREEIWRLLEEKKVARFPLPLKDRIPNFKGSEKAAYLLTTLQEWKDARIIFTNPDYAQKPVRELCLKQGKTLIMATPKLKEGFLKIEPQKVKGNEAEAATIAGAFKYGIKIKELIKPDLIITGCVAVDKEGWRLGKGGGYGDREISMHLEKFGRIPVATTIHELQIVEQVPHNEFDTRVDYIITPTKIIKSS; translated from the coding sequence ATGGAACAAGAAAAACAAAGATTGCGGGAAGAGATATGGCGTTTGCTGGAGGAGAAAAAGGTTGCGAGGTTTCCGCTACCATTAAAAGACCGAATTCCCAATTTTAAAGGCTCGGAAAAGGCAGCATATCTGCTTACCACACTACAAGAATGGAAAGATGCAAGGATAATCTTTACCAACCCTGATTATGCCCAGAAGCCAGTTAGAGAATTGTGTCTTAAACAGGGTAAAACTCTGATAATGGCGACGCCAAAACTAAAAGAAGGTTTTTTGAAGATTGAGCCACAAAAGGTCAAAGGTAATGAAGCAGAGGCGGCCACGATTGCCGGTGCATTCAAGTATGGAATTAAAATAAAAGAACTCATAAAACCCGATTTGATCATCACCGGGTGTGTTGCGGTTGATAAAGAGGGTTGGAGATTAGGTAAGGGTGGTGGTTATGGAGATAGGGAGATTTCAATGCACCTTGAGAAGTTCGGCAGAATTCCAGTGGCAACGACGATTCATGAATTACAAATTGTTGAACAAGTTCCCCACAACGAATTTGATACCCGGGTGGATTATATTATAACCCCAACAAAAATCATAAAAAGTTCTTAA
- a CDS encoding metallopeptidase family protein, whose product MPRILRERLINVEIVIEDKPVIQKNILGLYQGIPLRQRGFWYGNVLPDKITLFKQNIERLASDDEKARRLIFEVLLHEIGHYFGFDDEDLRRIASEPAVES is encoded by the coding sequence TTGCCTCGGATCCTCCGGGAGAGACTGATAAATGTGGAGATTGTGATTGAAGACAAACCAGTAATTCAGAAGAACATATTAGGTCTTTATCAGGGCATTCCTTTGAGACAAAGAGGTTTCTGGTATGGTAATGTGCTACCTGATAAGATTACTCTTTTTAAGCAGAATATTGAACGATTAGCATCCGATGATGAGAAAGCCCGTCGCTTGATTTTTGAAGTCCTCCTTCACGAAATTGGTCATTATTTTGGATTTGATGATGAAGATTTAAGAAGGATTGCTTCTGAACCAGCAGTCGAATCCTGA
- a CDS encoding glycosyltransferase gives MRILILAVPIGAGHFKAATAIKQGIERLSPGVQIKLENCFDWVLPIYGLAYKNIYEFCQKNAIWALRIFYQGMGVKKGGDKKLYFFHRITAHRFPDLLKEYRPDYVLCTHFSPAYYSALYKCDFRYRMGVVITDYYIHPHWVNNEIDDYFIPNEDLSEQLLSYGVEGKIYPFGIPVNLDLEGAIDKEAAHKRFGILPERTSVVVMGSKVFGGEWFEIVQEIIDFDYDLFVLCGENKEAMNKIKGLQGKANLKVYGMVERIQELIAVCDILITKAGGITTTEATLAGPCLLFANSIPGLEDKNEEFFVRHEAGLKLTKENAKKVMADLLAHPEKMAMMRKNLLKLAKRNAALNIARIILKNSLNSEYDSTRV, from the coding sequence ATGAGGATATTGATCCTCGCCGTTCCTATCGGTGCAGGTCATTTCAAAGCGGCGACAGCGATAAAACAGGGAATAGAAAGGTTATCACCTGGAGTTCAAATTAAATTGGAAAATTGTTTTGATTGGGTTTTACCAATATATGGACTTGCCTATAAAAACATCTACGAATTTTGTCAAAAAAATGCGATCTGGGCTCTGAGAATATTTTATCAGGGCATGGGGGTAAAGAAAGGCGGAGATAAGAAGCTTTATTTCTTTCATAGAATAACTGCACACCGATTTCCGGATTTACTTAAGGAGTATCGTCCAGATTATGTATTATGCACACATTTCTCCCCGGCTTATTATTCGGCGTTATATAAATGTGATTTCCGATATCGAATGGGTGTGGTGATTACCGATTATTATATCCATCCCCACTGGGTGAACAATGAGATAGATGATTATTTTATTCCGAACGAAGATTTGAGCGAACAACTCTTGAGTTATGGTGTAGAAGGTAAAATATATCCATTCGGTATTCCCGTGAATCTTGATCTGGAAGGAGCGATTGATAAAGAGGCTGCCCATAAGCGGTTTGGCATTTTGCCCGAACGGACTTCGGTGGTGGTGATGGGTAGCAAGGTTTTTGGGGGTGAATGGTTTGAGATTGTGCAGGAGATAATCGATTTTGATTATGACTTATTTGTGCTCTGCGGGGAAAATAAAGAAGCAATGAATAAGATAAAAGGTTTACAGGGAAAGGCAAATTTAAAAGTCTATGGAATGGTTGAGCGCATTCAGGAGTTGATCGCGGTATGTGATATTCTGATCACCAAAGCGGGCGGGATAACGACAACAGAAGCCACACTTGCCGGACCCTGTTTGCTTTTTGCCAACTCCATACCAGGTTTGGAAGACAAGAACGAAGAATTTTTCGTCCGCCACGAGGCGGGTCTTAAATTAACTAAAGAAAATGCGAAGAAGGTTATGGCAGATCTTCTTGCCCATCCTGAGAAGATGGCAATGATGAGAAAGAATTTATTGAAACTTGCCAAAAGGAATGCCGCATTGAATATTGCCAGGATAATTTTAAAGAATAGTTTGAATTCAGAATATGACTCAACAAGAGTTTGA
- a CDS encoding D-alanine--D-alanine ligase: MKDERGFLRKKTIGVLYGGWSSEREISIGSGTTVIESLKKQGFNVKGIDVDRDFIKKLRDIDIAFIALHGKPGEDGTVQGILEFLGIPYTGSGIIGSAIGMDKIISKYIFQSRGIPTPEYFYEKDIDVDKVIEKLGLPVVIKPRAEGSSVGVFIVETREELIKKIKFVTRKHPDIFFERYLGGKIATCGILNEVPLPVLEIVPKKRKFYDYKSKYTKGMTEYIIPAQIPEDKYKLTQSLALMAHQAIGAYGFSRVDFVFDTEYNPYVLEVNTIPGLLPESNLPLEARAIGLSYDELIFEILKTALIRLKEK; this comes from the coding sequence ATGAAAGACGAACGTGGATTTCTTCGGAAAAAAACAATTGGAGTATTATATGGTGGTTGGTCCTCGGAACGGGAAATCTCCATTGGTTCGGGAACCACAGTGATTGAGTCATTAAAAAAACAGGGATTTAATGTAAAAGGGATAGATGTTGATCGGGATTTTATCAAAAAATTACGGGATATTGATATTGCTTTTATTGCCCTCCACGGTAAGCCAGGGGAGGATGGAACTGTTCAGGGAATTTTGGAGTTTTTAGGTATTCCTTATACCGGCTCCGGGATCATTGGTTCCGCAATCGGAATGGATAAGATCATTTCTAAATATATTTTCCAATCGCGCGGAATCCCCACGCCCGAATATTTTTATGAGAAGGATATTGATGTTGATAAGGTTATTGAAAAACTTGGGTTGCCAGTGGTCATCAAACCTCGTGCTGAAGGTTCGAGTGTGGGGGTATTCATCGTGGAGACCCGGGAAGAACTCATTAAAAAGATAAAATTTGTTACCCGGAAACATCCAGATATCTTCTTTGAAAGATATTTGGGAGGTAAGATTGCCACCTGTGGTATTTTAAATGAAGTCCCCCTTCCGGTCCTTGAAATCGTTCCCAAAAAGCGAAAATTTTATGACTATAAATCCAAATATACCAAAGGGATGACAGAATATATTATTCCCGCGCAAATTCCGGAAGACAAATATAAACTGACCCAGAGTCTGGCATTGATGGCTCATCAGGCGATTGGGGCATACGGGTTTTCTCGGGTGGATTTTGTTTTCGATACAGAGTATAATCCTTATGTCCTGGAGGTGAACACCATTCCGGGATTGCTGCCAGAGTCTAACCTTCCTCTGGAGGCAAGGGCAATCGGTTTGAGTTATGATGAGCTCATTTTTGAAATCTTAAAGACTGCCCTGATTAGATTGAAAGAAAAATAG
- a CDS encoding alpha-amylase family glycosyl hydrolase, translating into MKYYGGIILLTFSIARGISPDLLYHNPENIFYLNPAAGEIRLKANKGTIVEAYVLYGKNKRLKMNLGFQDSKSDYFVADIGVFDTTFNYQILIRDKSDSLMLPPTGTFKCSQPPFTVPNWACGRVYYSLFLDGFYNGNKANDPAPTVEWNKPPDREYYYGGDIAGLIEKLPYLDSLNVDILLLQPILAANSNHKYDTRDFASIDGSFGDTVELKQLINEVHLRKKFIVLKFIVTHTGSNFGGFLDVIKNGANSKYYNWFNIHSLPIKTNPPNYDCWANDARFPKLNLKDPSVQAFLIGYLDYWLHFGFDGVYLGEDPTIDPEFVRLLKNALKKKYSNLLILGSSENFGINGFDGTTNKKIAELIINYFALKKINTSEFDQELRRTLFFNLSQVNLTSLIDLSTLNKRIASLVDNADLLLIYAFIFTIVGSPILTYGDEVGMKEGRFLNMGSFPWSIDKQNRALLEEIKKLIKIRQENPFLTGKFFYPLYVNDINRVYAYDRGGTIVAFNCGENPSYTTLPVWNGTYTNLMTGERFIITTQQLRLSLPAKSFKILKREI; encoded by the coding sequence ATGAAATATTATGGTGGTATAATATTGCTGACATTTTCCATTGCGCGCGGGATAAGTCCTGATCTCTTATACCACAATCCTGAAAACATTTTCTATCTCAATCCTGCAGCTGGCGAGATCAGGTTGAAGGCAAATAAAGGAACCATCGTTGAAGCCTATGTGTTATATGGAAAAAATAAACGCCTAAAAATGAATCTCGGTTTCCAGGATAGTAAATCTGATTATTTCGTTGCGGACATCGGTGTTTTTGATACAACATTCAATTACCAAATATTAATAAGAGACAAAAGCGATTCTTTAATGTTGCCACCCACCGGCACATTCAAATGTTCCCAACCACCATTTACGGTGCCTAATTGGGCATGCGGCAGGGTGTATTATAGTTTATTCCTTGATGGTTTCTATAATGGAAACAAAGCCAATGACCCTGCACCGACGGTAGAATGGAATAAACCTCCGGATCGCGAATACTATTATGGAGGTGATATCGCGGGACTTATAGAAAAATTACCCTATCTTGATTCGCTAAATGTTGACATTTTATTACTGCAACCGATACTCGCTGCAAATTCTAACCATAAATATGACACCCGGGATTTCGCCAGTATTGATGGAAGTTTCGGGGACACAGTAGAACTAAAACAACTGATAAATGAAGTCCATCTCCGGAAAAAATTTATTGTTTTGAAATTTATCGTTACACACACCGGTTCTAATTTTGGGGGATTTTTAGATGTGATAAAGAACGGTGCCAATTCAAAATATTATAACTGGTTCAACATTCATTCCCTACCCATCAAAACCAACCCCCCTAATTATGATTGCTGGGCAAATGATGCCCGTTTCCCCAAATTAAACTTAAAAGACCCATCAGTCCAGGCATTTTTGATCGGCTATCTTGATTACTGGCTGCATTTCGGGTTCGATGGTGTTTATCTAGGCGAAGACCCAACCATTGACCCTGAATTTGTCCGGCTTTTGAAAAATGCCTTAAAAAAGAAATACTCTAATCTGTTGATACTCGGCTCTTCCGAAAACTTCGGCATAAATGGATTTGACGGCACAACGAATAAAAAGATTGCTGAACTAATAATTAATTATTTTGCCCTGAAAAAAATTAACACCAGTGAATTTGACCAAGAGTTGCGGCGGACATTATTTTTTAATCTCTCCCAAGTCAATCTGACCAGTCTGATTGACCTGAGCACTCTTAACAAAAGGATTGCCAGTCTTGTTGACAATGCAGATTTGCTATTAATCTATGCTTTTATCTTCACCATCGTTGGTTCACCGATTTTGACCTATGGTGATGAAGTGGGAATGAAGGAAGGCAGATTTTTGAATATGGGAAGTTTCCCCTGGTCCATTGATAAGCAGAATCGTGCCTTATTGGAAGAAATAAAAAAACTGATAAAAATCCGCCAAGAAAATCCATTTCTGACGGGAAAATTCTTCTATCCCCTCTATGTCAATGATATCAATCGGGTTTATGCTTATGACCGGGGTGGCACAATTGTCGCCTTCAATTGTGGTGAAAATCCGAGTTATACAACATTACCGGTGTGGAACGGAACATATACAAATCTAATGACCGGCGAAAGATTCATCATCACAACCCAGCAGTTAAGATTATCGCTACCAGCTAAATCCTTTAAAATCCTGAAACGTGAAATTTAA
- the uvrB gene encoding excinuclease ABC subunit UvrB, which translates to MKFKLVANFKPAGDQPEAIRKLVEGIRAGYKFQTLLGVTGSGKTFTIANVIEQVQKPTLVISHNKSLAAQLYSEFKSFFPENAVEYFISYYDYYQPEAYVPEHDLYIAKDASINEEIERLRLKATSALLTRRDVIIVASVSCIYNIGSPDEIKELVVLLKKGVEKGRESLMTQLVGIQYQRNDIQFTPGTFRVRGDIVDIFPADEKNAIRVEFFDDFIDRIKVFDPLTGHILQELDEVVIFPAKHFITTRPRIEEAVKNIKIELEQRVAEFERHGKLLEAQRLLQRTLFDCEMLLELGYCPGIENYSMHLSGRKPGERPFCLIDYFPKDFLMVIDESHVTIPQIQGMYEGDHSRKLTLVEYGFRLPSALENRPLKFDEFESLINQAICVSATPADWEIKKSNNRIVEQIVRPTGIVDPKVVVKPAQNQVDDLINEIQKRVASNERILVTTLTKRMAEELAQYLNELGIRVRYMHSEIDAIQRVEILRGLRLGEFDVLVGINLLREGLDLPEVALVAILDADREGFLRSERSLIQTAGRAARNVRSEVILYADEITDSMKRALAEMERRRNKQLEYNRLHNITPRSIVKTKEEILKATSVADRLSAEDKKETDSFEEIERLYKEMADAVALMEFERAAQLRDKIKAIKKRMEMNERKQRNRHKELFKKINFPK; encoded by the coding sequence GTGAAATTTAAACTCGTCGCCAATTTTAAACCGGCCGGTGACCAGCCCGAGGCGATAAGAAAACTGGTGGAAGGAATTCGGGCAGGCTACAAATTTCAAACCCTGCTCGGCGTTACAGGCTCAGGCAAAACATTTACGATTGCCAATGTGATTGAACAGGTCCAGAAACCGACTTTGGTCATTTCCCATAATAAGTCCCTAGCCGCCCAATTATATAGTGAATTTAAATCATTCTTTCCCGAAAACGCGGTGGAGTATTTTATCTCTTATTACGATTATTATCAGCCCGAAGCCTATGTTCCTGAACATGACCTTTATATTGCTAAGGATGCCTCAATCAACGAAGAGATCGAACGCCTACGCTTAAAAGCTACCTCTGCCCTTTTGACCCGGCGTGATGTGATAATTGTCGCTTCAGTCTCTTGTATCTATAACATTGGCTCTCCGGATGAAATAAAGGAACTGGTTGTGCTTTTGAAAAAAGGTGTTGAAAAAGGGAGAGAATCATTGATGACTCAACTCGTCGGGATTCAATATCAAAGAAATGATATCCAATTCACGCCGGGTACATTTCGGGTGCGCGGTGACATCGTGGATATCTTCCCCGCCGATGAAAAGAATGCCATCAGGGTGGAATTTTTTGACGATTTTATCGACAGAATAAAAGTTTTTGATCCTCTGACTGGTCATATCCTGCAAGAACTTGATGAAGTCGTCATATTTCCCGCCAAGCATTTCATCACCACCCGTCCGCGCATCGAAGAAGCAGTAAAAAATATCAAGATTGAACTGGAACAAAGGGTCGCGGAATTTGAAAGACATGGTAAACTCCTTGAAGCACAACGTCTCTTGCAGCGGACATTATTTGATTGTGAAATGCTTTTAGAACTCGGTTACTGTCCGGGCATTGAAAATTATTCCATGCATCTATCCGGTCGAAAACCGGGTGAAAGACCTTTCTGTTTAATCGATTACTTTCCGAAAGACTTTTTGATGGTGATCGATGAGTCACATGTGACGATCCCCCAGATTCAAGGAATGTATGAAGGCGACCATTCAAGAAAATTAACCCTGGTGGAATACGGCTTTCGACTTCCATCAGCACTGGAAAACCGGCCTTTAAAATTTGACGAATTTGAATCATTAATCAATCAGGCAATCTGTGTCTCAGCGACCCCAGCGGATTGGGAGATTAAAAAATCAAATAACCGGATTGTTGAACAGATCGTCCGTCCCACCGGAATTGTTGATCCCAAGGTAGTAGTAAAACCCGCCCAGAATCAGGTCGACGATCTGATAAACGAAATTCAAAAAAGGGTCGCCAGTAATGAACGAATTCTGGTTACCACCCTAACCAAACGAATGGCTGAAGAACTTGCTCAGTATTTAAACGAACTCGGCATCCGCGTGCGTTACATGCATTCTGAGATCGATGCAATACAACGGGTAGAAATTCTCCGGGGCTTGCGACTTGGTGAATTTGACGTCCTGGTCGGCATTAATCTCTTAAGAGAGGGATTGGATTTGCCCGAAGTGGCATTAGTAGCAATCCTGGATGCTGACCGGGAAGGATTTTTACGAAGCGAAAGATCGTTGATTCAGACTGCGGGTCGGGCAGCGCGAAATGTGCGGAGTGAGGTGATCCTCTATGCCGATGAAATTACCGATTCTATGAAACGTGCCTTGGCCGAGATGGAACGGCGGCGGAATAAACAACTTGAGTATAATCGCCTCCATAATATCACCCCACGTAGTATCGTTAAAACCAAAGAGGAAATTCTTAAAGCCACTTCGGTTGCGGACAGGCTATCAGCCGAAGATAAAAAAGAAACCGATTCCTTTGAAGAAATTGAAAGGTTATACAAAGAGATGGCAGACGCGGTGGCGCTAATGGAATTTGAAAGGGCTGCGCAATTGCGAGATAAGATAAAAGCGATCAAAAAAAGAATGGAGATGAACGAAAGGAAACAGCGCAACCGCCACAAAGAGTTATTCAAAAAAATAAACTTTCCCAAATAA
- the nadC gene encoding carboxylating nicotinate-nucleotide diphosphorylase, whose translation MYNQGGTIKNFENKVRRIVKLALKEDLGPGDITTDAIVPPDAQTLGIIFPKEDGVLCGINIARIVFEEVDKNIKFEPKMEDGVEFNPGMTIATIIGPAGSCLKAERTALNFLQRLSGIATLTRKFVRQVGNRIKIMDTRKTTPGLRLIEKYAVKTGGGYNHRFGLYDMVLIKDNHIQIAGSITNAVNAVRQNSKKKRIFIEVEVKTLEELKEALALSVNRVMLDNMSPEQIKEAVKFIRSSHPEVEIEVSGGVNLDNISNYADLDIDYISIGALTHSAPAIDIALKMKPIG comes from the coding sequence ATGTACAACCAAGGAGGCACCATTAAAAATTTTGAAAATAAAGTAAGAAGGATTGTGAAATTAGCATTAAAGGAGGATTTAGGTCCTGGGGATATAACCACAGATGCTATCGTACCCCCAGATGCCCAGACCTTAGGAATAATCTTTCCCAAAGAAGATGGTGTATTATGCGGTATCAATATCGCCCGGATTGTATTTGAGGAGGTAGATAAAAATATCAAATTTGAACCCAAGATGGAAGACGGTGTGGAGTTCAATCCCGGGATGACGATCGCAACCATAATTGGACCAGCGGGTAGTTGTCTGAAGGCTGAACGAACTGCATTAAACTTTTTGCAACGACTGAGCGGCATCGCCACCCTCACTCGGAAATTCGTGCGACAGGTGGGGAATCGGATTAAAATAATGGACACCCGGAAAACCACCCCGGGTTTACGGTTGATTGAAAAATATGCGGTCAAAACCGGTGGGGGTTACAATCATCGCTTCGGTCTATATGACATGGTTTTGATAAAAGACAACCATATACAGATTGCGGGAAGCATCACCAATGCAGTCAATGCAGTTCGACAAAATAGCAAGAAGAAAAGGATTTTTATTGAAGTAGAAGTTAAAACCTTAGAGGAATTGAAAGAGGCGCTGGCATTAAGTGTCAATCGGGTAATGCTTGATAACATGAGTCCCGAGCAGATTAAGGAGGCGGTTAAATTCATCCGAAGTTCTCATCCGGAAGTTGAAATAGAGGTAAGTGGCGGTGTTAATCTTGATAATATTTCAAATTACGCCGATCTTGATATCGATTATATCTCAATCGGTGCTTTAACCCACTCTGCCCCTGCGATCGATATTGCTTTGAAGATGAAACCCATCGGTTAG